The following coding sequences are from one Rhodobiaceae bacterium window:
- a CDS encoding PAN domain protein, whose translation MSHSLSPNRWHYAVAAAAYFFVAVIAAPVFAASPSVFMEQSTNRPGADYKVLSAGREGPQYCASACFADTQCRAWTYVRAGNEGPEAQCHLKLDVPHAQATPCCISGVAVGSSTPGRTRGY comes from the coding sequence ATGAGCCATTCTCTGTCGCCCAATCGCTGGCATTATGCCGTTGCCGCCGCCGCTTACTTTTTTGTAGCGGTCATCGCCGCGCCTGTCTTTGCTGCTAGCCCATCTGTGTTTATGGAACAGAGCACAAACCGCCCGGGCGCAGATTACAAGGTGCTCTCGGCCGGCAGAGAAGGTCCGCAATATTGTGCGTCTGCCTGCTTTGCTGACACGCAGTGTCGGGCATGGACCTATGTTCGTGCCGGCAATGAAGGCCCAGAGGCACAATGCCATCTGAAACTCGACGTGCCCCACGCACAGGCCACGCCTTGCTGCATCAGCGGTGTGGCAGTCGGTTCAAGCACGCCCGGCCGCACACGCGGATACTAA
- the puuB gene encoding gamma-glutamylputrescine oxidoreductase, whose amino-acid sequence MSANENPLSDPRADNGSFWFDTLDTPSTVSETPPLPAKVDVAIIGAGYTGLWTAYYLKEKDPSLDIAVFEANTIGFGASGRNGGWCMGLAWGIDGMLAEEKRRDAGVRLLRAMHDTVDEVGRISQREGIECHFAKGGTLEVAIAPFHVKGMQEHMALHHELGFSEDDYRWLPADEAQERVGMTPNFGATYTPHCAVIHPARLVKGLGRVVRTKGVKIYEGTPVTEMAPGYVDTDKGRVSAGKIIRATEGYTESIKGQERQMLPLYSMMVATEPLPDHVWDEIGLANRETFGDSRRVTIYGQKTDDGRLAFGGRAGYYFGSRRRGIIPPDDPMVQNVERTLRSIFPVLQDYKVTHGWGGLMGVPRHWRPSVAFDPQTGLGHAGGYTGEGVAASNLAGRILSDLVLERESDLTDLAWVNDIPAKWEPEPLRWLGVKAIQYFGDKADRIEMETGKPSKFWGTLFGSALS is encoded by the coding sequence ATGTCAGCGAATGAAAACCCCCTAAGCGACCCAAGAGCTGACAATGGCAGCTTCTGGTTTGACACGTTGGACACACCCTCGACGGTTTCTGAAACGCCCCCACTTCCAGCGAAGGTGGATGTTGCCATCATTGGTGCGGGCTATACCGGCCTTTGGACGGCTTATTACCTGAAAGAAAAAGACCCATCTCTCGACATCGCGGTCTTTGAAGCAAACACAATCGGCTTTGGCGCGAGCGGTCGAAATGGTGGCTGGTGCATGGGGCTTGCCTGGGGCATTGACGGCATGCTCGCAGAGGAGAAACGACGGGACGCAGGCGTGCGTCTCCTTCGCGCCATGCATGACACGGTAGATGAAGTTGGGCGCATCTCTCAGCGTGAAGGCATTGAGTGTCATTTCGCTAAAGGGGGAACGCTGGAAGTGGCCATCGCGCCGTTCCACGTGAAGGGCATGCAGGAACATATGGCCCTTCATCATGAACTGGGCTTTAGCGAAGATGACTACCGCTGGCTACCTGCAGACGAAGCGCAAGAACGGGTCGGCATGACGCCGAATTTTGGCGCGACCTATACGCCCCACTGCGCCGTCATTCATCCAGCCAGACTGGTAAAGGGCCTCGGTCGGGTAGTGCGCACAAAGGGCGTGAAAATCTATGAAGGCACGCCCGTCACAGAAATGGCACCTGGTTATGTGGACACGGATAAAGGCCGCGTAAGTGCGGGCAAGATCATTCGGGCAACCGAAGGCTACACAGAATCCATCAAGGGTCAGGAACGTCAAATGCTGCCGCTCTATTCCATGATGGTGGCGACGGAACCCTTGCCGGACCATGTATGGGACGAGATTGGTCTGGCGAACCGCGAGACCTTCGGCGACAGCCGTCGTGTGACCATTTACGGCCAGAAGACAGACGATGGGCGTCTCGCCTTTGGCGGTCGGGCCGGATATTACTTCGGATCCAGGCGACGCGGCATCATCCCGCCGGACGACCCTATGGTGCAGAATGTGGAACGCACATTGCGGAGCATCTTCCCGGTGCTGCAAGACTATAAAGTCACCCACGGCTGGGGCGGCCTCATGGGGGTGCCTCGCCACTGGCGACCGTCGGTGGCCTTTGACCCTCAAACAGGACTAGGACACGCAGGCGGCTACACAGGCGAAGGGGTCGCGGCCTCAAATCTTGCGGGCCGCATTCTCTCCGACCTTGTGCTCGAACGTGAAAGCGACCTGACAGACTTGGCCTGGGTGAACGACATACCTGCGAAATGGGAACCTGAACCCTTGCGCTGGCTTGGCGTCAAAGCCATTCAGTATTTTGGTGACAAGGCCGACCGTATCGAGATGGAAACCGGCAAGCCGTCAAAATTCTGGGGCACGCTTTTTGGGTCGGCGCTGAGCTAG
- a CDS encoding hypothetical protein (activator of Hsp90 ATPase homolog 1-like protein) produces MTVETKTVAETFDLTLTRVFNAPRALVFQMWADAEHKSQWWRPKVFTLVDSAENFRPGGDWMSIMEAPSGNRYRMEGTYKEIVENELIVFTHHWVEDGQRGPATLITVTFEDDTEGTRLTFTQALIENEADRNDQQNGWNEFLDMLNASLPEES; encoded by the coding sequence ATGACTGTTGAGACCAAGACTGTTGCTGAAACATTCGACCTCACGCTCACTCGCGTGTTTAACGCCCCGCGCGCGCTTGTCTTTCAGATGTGGGCAGATGCTGAGCATAAGAGCCAGTGGTGGCGGCCAAAGGTGTTCACGCTGGTGGACAGTGCAGAGAACTTCCGGCCCGGCGGCGACTGGATGTCGATCATGGAAGCCCCCAGTGGCAATCGCTACCGGATGGAGGGGACCTACAAAGAGATTGTCGAAAATGAGCTGATTGTCTTCACTCATCATTGGGTCGAAGACGGTCAACGCGGGCCAGCGACACTCATCACGGTCACGTTCGAGGATGATACAGAAGGCACCCGCCTTACCTTCACCCAGGCGTTGATTGAGAATGAAGCGGATCGCAACGATCAGCAGAATGGCTGGAACGAATTCCTGGATATGCTCAATGCTTCCCTCCCGGAGGAAAGCTGA
- a CDS encoding hypothetical protein (uncharacterized protein conserved in bacteria (DUF2336)): MTDLRHLRDLIDLAKEPSSERRRELLRNVTDLFLEDPEFYTGPETEHFSHIMGTVARTLEANVRADLSRRLATVAEAPRDLVAQLANDEISVATPILENSLALSEDDLLEIIKECSNAHRSVVAGRPDVNETISEALVDHGDDEVVNVLINNNDAKIGQTTIQKVVDRAASNETLQGSLVDRQDLPPDVLHDMFWVVSTKLRSRILERSAELDPEIVDRVLAQTERKLMKDANRRTDERSRAQQFIDRKVELRELSETLLVNLVRANRLEELICGFARLAKIDEDTAERILKDPSGEGLAIACKATRLDRQTFSTLAVIGVQSKRRSVSETRDLFDIYDQIPQDMAQRAMRFWRVRRETESAAA, encoded by the coding sequence ATGACCGATTTGAGGCATTTGCGAGATCTAATCGACCTGGCAAAAGAACCGTCGAGCGAACGGCGGCGCGAGCTGCTACGCAATGTCACCGATCTCTTTCTTGAGGACCCGGAGTTTTACACGGGCCCAGAAACAGAGCACTTCTCACACATTATGGGAACGGTTGCGCGCACGTTGGAAGCGAATGTCCGTGCAGATCTCTCCCGGCGTCTTGCGACGGTGGCTGAAGCGCCACGCGATCTGGTCGCACAACTCGCCAATGATGAAATCAGCGTCGCCACGCCGATCCTTGAAAACAGTCTCGCCCTCTCGGAAGATGATCTGCTTGAGATCATCAAAGAATGCAGCAACGCCCATCGATCAGTGGTTGCCGGGCGCCCAGATGTGAATGAGACCATTTCAGAAGCACTTGTGGATCACGGCGATGATGAGGTCGTGAATGTCCTGATCAACAATAATGATGCCAAGATTGGACAAACAACCATTCAGAAGGTCGTGGATCGCGCAGCCTCGAATGAGACCCTTCAGGGTTCTCTGGTCGACCGACAGGATTTGCCGCCTGACGTGTTACACGACATGTTCTGGGTCGTTTCGACCAAGCTCCGCAGTCGCATTCTGGAACGCTCGGCCGAGCTCGATCCGGAAATTGTCGACAGGGTGCTCGCGCAGACAGAACGTAAACTCATGAAGGATGCCAATCGTCGCACGGACGAAAGATCTCGGGCGCAACAATTTATCGACCGCAAAGTTGAACTGCGTGAGCTTTCAGAAACATTGCTGGTCAATCTGGTTCGAGCGAACCGGTTGGAGGAATTGATCTGCGGATTCGCTCGACTTGCAAAAATTGACGAAGACACTGCCGAGCGGATTCTCAAAGATCCATCCGGTGAAGGCCTTGCCATTGCGTGTAAGGCAACACGGCTTGACCGCCAGACATTCTCAACGCTTGCGGTGATCGGTGTTCAGTCAAAACGCCGTTCTGTCAGTGAGACCCGCGATCTGTTCGACATTTATGATCAGATCCCGCAGGACATGGCACAACGGGCCATGCGGTTTTGGCGCGTGCGCCGGGAAACAGAGAGCGCTGCGGCTTAA
- a CDS encoding hypothetical protein (protein of unknown function (DUF3703)) gives MHHSLKQAFTQEMAKARDAYRRGDLDLSFQHLERAHILGQRFFWRHVVSHWWMLKVGMQQGRTDEIRGQLLRLIATIPGYLFGWVPKGNTGGANVSPVKPMPLPADLAPLLEDYKVGRDVARRMAYWALFLTATAIWVRGGL, from the coding sequence ATGCACCACTCCCTCAAACAGGCATTTACGCAGGAGATGGCCAAGGCCCGCGACGCCTATCGCCGTGGTGACCTTGATCTATCCTTTCAGCATCTTGAGCGGGCTCATATTCTGGGTCAGCGGTTCTTCTGGCGGCATGTGGTGAGCCATTGGTGGATGCTGAAAGTGGGTATGCAGCAAGGTCGGACTGACGAGATCAGAGGACAGCTATTGCGCCTGATCGCTACCATCCCCGGCTACCTCTTTGGCTGGGTTCCCAAAGGCAATACCGGCGGGGCGAATGTTTCGCCTGTGAAGCCGATGCCCCTGCCCGCGGACCTCGCCCCACTTCTGGAAGATTACAAAGTCGGGAGAGACGTTGCGCGTCGGATGGCTTACTGGGCCCTTTTCCTCACGGCAACGGCAATTTGGGTTCGTGGCGGACTCTAG
- the sdpR gene encoding transcriptional repressor SdpR yields MKPDSLSATFSALADPTRRAILARLMLGETSVKELSEPFDISPPAITKHLKVLESAGLISRGRKAQWRPCALEAGPLREISDWVEQYRLHWEGSLDRLDTYLQDIQKGKDT; encoded by the coding sequence ATGAAACCTGACTCGCTCAGCGCCACGTTTTCCGCCCTCGCCGATCCGACGCGGCGGGCCATTCTCGCCCGGCTCATGCTCGGCGAAACATCGGTCAAGGAATTGTCGGAACCGTTCGACATTTCTCCGCCTGCCATCACCAAGCACCTCAAGGTTTTGGAAAGCGCAGGCCTCATATCCCGCGGGCGCAAAGCCCAATGGCGCCCTTGCGCTCTGGAGGCTGGTCCCCTTCGCGAAATTTCTGATTGGGTTGAGCAATACCGCCTCCATTGGGAGGGCAGCCTCGATCGCCTCGACACTTACCTGCAAGACATTCAAAAAGGAAAAGACACATGA
- a CDS encoding DNA-binding transcriptional activator FeaR — translation MTEWQGAFHFGDYWAAYRGPAGDNELHSHATLQVTFALVGDLRLTARDGATRSGRSLMVRPSAPHRLEKHEQVLLLLIEPQTPLCRALLDMMGSADIAELPKSVAAEIDLSAPLHACLDHVSAATPPASHALDPRLQQAIDHLQSAPEDLPLAAVAEHCGLSESRLRALATEELRVPLSKWVLWRKLRRSVEDLAAGSDLASAALAGGFADQAHFTRTMKKLIGLTPGMAAGPFR, via the coding sequence ATGACAGAATGGCAGGGTGCTTTCCATTTCGGTGACTATTGGGCCGCTTATCGTGGACCAGCGGGAGACAATGAGCTGCATTCACACGCAACTCTTCAAGTCACCTTTGCGTTGGTGGGCGACCTGAGGCTAACGGCCAGGGACGGTGCGACTCGATCCGGCCGGTCTCTCATGGTCCGCCCCAGCGCTCCCCATCGGTTGGAAAAACATGAACAGGTTCTGCTCCTGTTGATAGAGCCACAAACACCACTCTGTCGGGCGCTGCTGGATATGATGGGCAGCGCCGACATCGCAGAGCTTCCCAAGAGCGTCGCGGCCGAAATTGACCTCAGCGCCCCGCTTCATGCCTGCCTTGATCATGTGTCGGCAGCGACCCCACCCGCATCCCACGCCCTTGACCCCCGACTTCAACAGGCGATTGATCATCTACAGTCAGCGCCTGAAGACCTGCCCCTTGCGGCCGTGGCTGAGCATTGCGGACTTTCAGAATCGCGTCTGCGAGCGCTCGCAACCGAAGAGCTGCGGGTACCGCTTTCCAAATGGGTCCTCTGGCGAAAACTGCGCCGGTCTGTCGAAGACCTGGCGGCAGGGTCGGACCTGGCCTCCGCAGCACTCGCAGGCGGCTTTGCAGATCAGGCGCATTTCACGCGGACCATGAAGAAGCTCATTGGTCTGACACCTGGTATGGCCGCTGGGCCTTTTCGGTAG
- a CDS encoding paraquat-inducible protein A produces MLFKSRPTFGPAPIKGRRWLMIVLLTSLAMVVVGLQVPAVTVSSFWFYENDLSILDGIQSFFDEGQTALGLLVLGVSVVFPVGKILLGLLLLARGRKRSNGTGVLLGLLVWLSRWSMTDVFVFALIVLVLNGQLLTTADVHGGVALFAGGVLLSAFAVSQVRRRLTAE; encoded by the coding sequence ATGTTGTTTAAGTCGAGGCCGACATTTGGACCTGCGCCCATCAAGGGGCGTCGGTGGCTCATGATCGTGCTCCTGACCTCCCTGGCGATGGTTGTTGTTGGACTTCAGGTACCCGCGGTCACTGTGAGCTCCTTCTGGTTTTATGAGAATGACCTCTCGATCCTGGATGGCATCCAGTCTTTCTTTGACGAGGGGCAAACGGCGCTCGGCCTGCTGGTGTTAGGCGTGTCGGTTGTCTTTCCTGTCGGCAAAATCCTGTTAGGTCTGTTGCTCCTCGCACGGGGTCGCAAACGATCAAATGGAACCGGCGTCCTTCTCGGTCTGCTTGTCTGGCTGTCCCGTTGGTCGATGACCGACGTGTTTGTCTTCGCGCTCATTGTGCTGGTGTTGAACGGGCAGCTGCTCACCACTGCCGATGTACACGGAGGCGTTGCGCTCTTTGCGGGAGGTGTGTTGCTCTCAGCCTTCGCCGTTTCACAAGTCCGACGACGTCTGACAGCGGAGTGA
- the dadA gene encoding D-amino acid dehydrogenase, with the protein MSSPVPQKNNAPQKIVVVGAGVIGVATAYRLRRDGHDVTLIEKEQGPALETSFANGGQVSAGEVAPWAGPGVPTQALKWLGRADAPLRLRLKADPAQWKWLWRFWRRCSLKAQRDGAERNVGLALLSRTVLQETLDDLAAKGMAPDFDRKEKGILRVFATEAEVDHAAGEAERLEPFGLHQEQLSAQECVALEPALASAHQRGELAGGVYSRSDQSGDAYKFTDALARAVEEMGVTCLYGETVAKLERQGERITHVRTNLRRLEVDAVVLAAGVMSPHLLDGVTLPVYPVKGYSVTLDVPNDGSAPEVSVTDEVRRIVVSRLGNRLRAAGQAEVAGYDRTVEPDRAQSVLDAVRALFPALGEDLEPEFWCGLRPMTPDGVPVLGKAPGRDNLYLNTGHGTLGWTLAMGSAALIAELIGGRDPSVDPANFSANRF; encoded by the coding sequence ATGTCTTCCCCCGTACCGCAGAAAAACAATGCTCCGCAAAAAATTGTGGTGGTCGGCGCAGGGGTGATCGGTGTGGCAACCGCCTATCGGCTGCGGCGCGATGGGCATGACGTAACCCTCATCGAGAAAGAGCAGGGGCCTGCTCTTGAAACCAGTTTTGCCAATGGCGGACAGGTAAGTGCCGGTGAGGTTGCACCCTGGGCCGGGCCTGGCGTGCCGACGCAGGCTCTTAAATGGCTGGGGCGCGCGGATGCGCCACTCCGTCTCCGGCTGAAGGCCGATCCGGCGCAATGGAAATGGCTCTGGCGCTTCTGGCGGCGGTGCTCGCTGAAAGCCCAGCGAGACGGTGCGGAGCGCAATGTGGGACTTGCACTGTTGAGCCGAACCGTTCTGCAGGAGACGTTGGACGATCTTGCGGCCAAAGGCATGGCGCCTGACTTTGATCGCAAAGAAAAAGGCATTCTGCGTGTCTTCGCGACGGAGGCGGAAGTTGACCACGCCGCCGGGGAAGCAGAGCGTCTTGAACCTTTCGGGCTCCACCAGGAACAACTAAGCGCTCAGGAATGTGTGGCACTTGAGCCCGCCTTGGCGTCGGCCCATCAGCGTGGCGAGCTTGCAGGTGGCGTTTATTCCAGAAGTGATCAAAGCGGGGACGCCTACAAGTTTACTGACGCTCTAGCACGTGCGGTTGAAGAGATGGGGGTCACCTGTCTCTATGGGGAGACCGTTGCCAAGCTGGAGCGGCAGGGCGAGCGGATAACGCATGTGCGCACGAACCTGCGGCGTCTTGAAGTGGATGCAGTCGTGTTGGCTGCAGGCGTCATGAGCCCTCATCTGCTTGATGGGGTGACGCTCCCGGTTTACCCGGTCAAAGGATATTCGGTGACCCTTGATGTGCCCAACGACGGCTCTGCGCCAGAGGTCAGTGTCACCGACGAAGTGCGCCGCATCGTGGTGAGCCGCTTGGGCAACCGGTTGCGCGCAGCGGGCCAGGCAGAAGTGGCAGGGTACGATCGCACGGTTGAACCAGATCGGGCACAGTCGGTGCTCGACGCAGTCCGTGCTTTGTTTCCAGCCTTGGGCGAGGATCTCGAACCTGAGTTCTGGTGTGGCTTGCGGCCTATGACGCCTGATGGCGTGCCGGTGCTGGGGAAGGCGCCAGGGCGGGATAACCTCTATCTCAATACCGGCCATGGGACCTTGGGCTGGACCCTCGCCATGGGATCAGCCGCCCTCATCGCAGAGCTGATCGGCGGACGCGACCCTTCCGTCGATCCGGCGAATTTTTCAGCGAACCGTTTCTAA